In one Culex quinquefasciatus strain JHB chromosome 2, VPISU_Cqui_1.0_pri_paternal, whole genome shotgun sequence genomic region, the following are encoded:
- the LOC6031765 gene encoding myosin heavy chain, muscle isoform X26 has protein sequence MPKPVVQVGDDPDPSEWLFISLEQKRIDQSKPYDAKKACWVPDEKEGFVLGEIKATKGELVTVGIPGGETKDFKKDLVGQVNPPKYEKCEDMSNLTYLNDASVLHNLRERYRAKLIYTYSGLFCVVINPYKRWPLYTMRVAKMYRGKRRNEVPPHLFAVSDGAYVNMLTNHENQSMLITGESGAGKTENTKKVIAYFATIGASSKKSAEEEKKISLEDQVVQTNPVLEAYGNAKTVRNDNSSRFGKFIRIHFTGSGKLGGADIETYLLEKARVISQQTLERSYHIFYQMMSGSVKGLKEICFLSNNIHDYHIVSQGKTTIPSVDDGEEMQITDEAFNILGFTQEEKDNIYRITAAVMHMGGMKFKQKGREEQAEADGTEEGDRVAKLLGCVTEDLYKNLLKPRIKVGTEFVTKGQNKDQVTNAVGALCKGIFDRLFKWLVKKCNETLDTKQKRAQFIGVLDIAGFEIFDYNGFEQLCINFTNEKLQQFFNHHMFVLEQEEYQREGIEWTFIDFGMDLQQCIELIEKPMGILSILEEESMFPKATDQTFAEKLMNNHLGKSAPFQKPRPPKPGCQAGHFAIGHYAGCVSYNITGWLEKNKDPLNDTVVDQFKKGKNALIVEIFADHPGQSGGGDAGGKGGRGKKGAGFATVSSSYKEQLNNLMTTLKSTQPHFVRCIIPNELKQTGLIDAHLVMHQLTCNGVLEGIRICRKGFPNRMMYPDFKLRYKILCPQLIKEPCSPEKACQIIVGHLQLPDEQFRMGKTKVFFRAGVLGQMEEFRDDRLSKIMTWMQSWIRGYLSRRSFKKMQEQRVSLEIVQRNLRKYMKLRTWAWWKLWQKVKPLLNVSRVEDQIAKLEETAKKAQDDLEKETKLRQELEALNSKLLAEKTALLDSLSGEKGALQDFQEKTAKLQAQKADVENQLRDTQERLTQEEDARNQLFQQKKKLEQEISGQKKDAEDLELQIQKIEQDKASKDHQIRNLNDEIAHQDELINKLNKEKKMSGEVNQKTAEELQAAEDKVNHLNKVKAKLEQTLDELEDSLEREKKLRGDVEKAKRKVEGDLKLTQEAVADLERNKKELEQTIMRKDKEISALSAKLEDEQSLVGKLQKQIKELQGRIEELEEEVEAERQARAKAEKQRADLARELEELGERLEEAGGATSAQIELNKKREAELAKLRRDLEESNIQHEGTLANLRKKHNDAVAEMAEQVDQLNKLKTKAEKERGQYFAELNDSRLSLDHLANEKASQEKIAKQLQHTLNEVQGKLDETNRTLNDFDTSKKKLSIENSDLLRQLEDAESQVSQLSKIKISLTQQLEDTKRLADEESRERATLLGKFRNLEHDLDSLREQVEEEAEGKGDIQRQLSKANAEAQLWRTKYESEGVARAEELEEAKRKLQARLAEAEETIESLNQKCIALEKTKQRLSTEVEDLQLEVDRATSIANSAEKKQKAFDKIIGEWKLKVDDLAAELDASQKECRNYSTELFRLKGAYEEGQEQLEAVRRENKNLADEVKDLLDQIGEGGRNIHEIEKSRKRLEAEKDELQAALEEAEAALEQEENKVLRAQLELSQVRQEIDRRIQEKEEEFENTRKNHQRALDSMQASLEAEAKGKAEALRMKKKLEADINELEIALDHANKANAEAQKNIKRYQQQMKDVQSALEEEQRARDDAREQLGISERRANALQNELEESRTLLEQADRGRRQAEQELGDAHEQLNDVSAQNASIAAAKRKLESELQTLHSDLDELLNEAKNSEEKAKKAMVDAARLADELRAEQDHAQSQEKMRKALEQQIKELQVRLDDAETNALKGGKKAIQKLEQRVRELEAELDSEQRRHTDAQKNLRKSERRIKELTFQSEEDRKNHERMQDLVDKLQQKIKTYKRQIEEAEEIAALNLAKFRKAQQELEEAEERADIAEQTATKFRTKGGRAGSVQRGASPAPQRQSAMPSLAALGLPTFDDHAF, from the exons ATGCCGAAGCCAGTTGTCCAAGTCGGTGACGACCCCGACCCAAGCGAGTGGCTGTTCATTTCGCTGGAGCAGAAGCGTATCGATCAGAGCAAGCCGTACGATGCCAAGAAGGCGTGCTGGGTGCCCGACGAGAAGGAGGGCTTTGTCCTCGGTGAAATCAAGGCCACCAAGGGTGAGCTGGTCACCGTTGGCATTCCCGGAGGCGAG ACCAAGGATTTCAAGAAGGATCTGGTCGGCCAGGTCAACCCGCCCAAATACGAGAAATGCGAGGATATGTCTAACTTGACCTATCTTAACGATGCCTCTGTCTTGCATAACCTGCGCGAGCGTTATCGTGCCAAGCTGATCTAC ACCTACTCTGGCTTGTTCTGCGTTGTCATCAATCCTTACAAGCGTTGGCCGCTGTACACCATGCGTGTCGCCAAGATGTACCGTGGCAAGCGTCGTAATGAGGTCCCGCCCCATCTGTTCGCCGTTTCTGACGGTGCCTACGTCAACATGTTGACCAACCACGAGAACCAGTCTATGTTGATTACCGGTGAGTCTGGTGCCGGAAAGACTGAGAACACCAAGAAGGTCATTGCGTACTTCGCCACCATTGGTGCCTCGAGCAAGAAGAGCGCTGAAGAGGAGAAGAAGATCTCCCTGGAAGATCAGGTCGTCCAGACCAATCCCGTCCTGGAAGCCTACGGTAACGCCAAGACCGTCCGTAACGATAACTCGTCTCGTTTC GGTAAATTCATCCGTATCCACTTTACTGGCTCTGGTAAGCTGGGTGGTGCTGATATTGAAACTTACCTGCTGGAGAAGGCCCGTGTCATCTCCCAGCAGACTCTGGAACGCTCCTACCACATCTTCTACCAGATGATGTCCGGCTCGGTCAAGGGACTGAAAG AGATCTGTTTCCTCTCCAACAACATCCATGACTACCATATCGTATCGCAGGGAAAAACCACTATTCCAAGCGTTGACGACGGAGAAGAAATGCAGATCACCGAT GAAGCCTTCAACATCCTGGGCTTCACTCAGGAGGAGAAGGACAACATCTACAGGATTACCGCCGCTGTCATGCACATGGGTGGCATGAAGTTCAAGCAAAAGGGTCGCGAAGAGCAGGCTGAAGCCGACGGCACTGAAGAGGGTGATCGCGTCGCTAAGCTGCTGGGTTGCGTCACTGAGGATCTGTACAAGAACCTGCTGAAGCCCCGCATCAAGGTCGGTACCGAGTTCGTCACCAAGGGTCAGAACAAGGACCAGGTCACCAACGCCGTCGGTGCTCTCTGCAAGGGTATCTTCGATCGTCTGTTCAAGTGGCTGGTCAAGAAGTGTAACGAGACTCTGGACACCAAGCAGAAGCGCGCTCAGTTCATTGGTGTGCTTGATATTGCTGGATTCGAGATCTTCGAC TACAACGGCTTCGAGCAGCTTTGTATCAACTTCACCAACGAAAAGCTGCAACAGTTCTTCAACCACCACATGTTCGTTCTGGAGCAAGAAGAATACCAGCGCGAGGGTATTGAGTGGACCTTCATCGATTTCGGCATGGATCTCCAGCAGTGTATTGAACTGATTGAGAAG CCCATGGGTATCCTGTCCATTCTTGAGGAAGAGTCTATGTTCCCCAAGGCTACCGATCAGACCTTTGCTGAGAAGCTGATGAACAACCACTTGGGCAAGTCTGCTCCGTTCCAGAAGCCCAGGCCACCAAAGCCAGGTTGCCAGGCCGGCCACTTCGCCATCGGTCACTACGCCGGTTGTGTGTCGTACAACATCACCGGATGGCTTGAGAAGAACAAGGATCCCCTGAACGACACTGTCGTCGACCAGTTCAAGAAGGGAAAGAACGCGTTGATCGTTGAGATCTTCGCTGATCACCCCGGACAGTCCGGTGGTGGCGACGCTGGCGGCAAGGGTGGACGTGGTAAGAAGGGTGCTGGTTTCGCCACTGTCTCCTCGTCCTACAAGGAGCAGCTGAACAACCTGATGACCACTCTGAAGTCTACTCAGCCTCACTTCGTCCGTTGTATCATTCCCAACGAGTTGAAGCAGACCGGCCTTATCGATGCTCACTTGGTTATGCACCAGCTGACCTGTAACGGTGTGCTTGAAGGTATCCGTATTTGCCGTAAGGGCTTCCCGAACAGGATGATGTACCCTGACTTCAAGCTGCG ATACAAAATTCTGTGCCCACAATTGATTAAAGAACCCTGTAGCCCAGAAAAGGCATGTCAGATTATAGTTGGACACCTTCAACTACCGGACGAGCAGTTCCGTATGGGCAAGACCAAG GTCTTCTTCCGTGCCGGTGTCCTGGGTCAGATGGAGGAGTTCCGTGACGATCGTCTGTCCAAGATCATGACCTGGATGCAGTCCTGGATCCGTGGCTACCTGTCCCGCAGGTCTTTCAAGAAGATGCAGGAGCAGCGCGTCTCCCTGGAGATTGTCCAGCGTAACCTGCGCAAGTACATGAAGCTGCGTACCTGGGCCTGGTGGAAGCTGTGGCAGAAGGTTAAGCCTCTGCTTAACGTTTCCCGCGTTGAGGACCAGATCGCG AAACTGGAAGAGACCGCCAAGAAGGCTCAGGATGACTTGGAGAAGGAAACCAAGCTCCGTCAGGAACTGGAGGCTCTGAACAGCAAGCTGCTGGCTGAGAAGACCGCTCTGTTGGATTCTCTGTCCGGTGAGAAGGGTGCTCTCCAGGATTTCCAGGAGAAGACCGCCAAGCTCCAGGCCCAGAAGGCCGACGTTGAGAACCAGCTGCGCGACACCCAGGAGCGCCTGACTCAGGAGGAAGATGCCCGCAACCAGCTCTTCCAGCAGAAGAAGAAGTTGGAGCAGGAGATCTCTGGCCAGAAGAAGGATGCTGAGGATCTGGAACTGCAGATCCAGAAGATCGAGCAGGACAAGGCCTCCAAGGATCACCAGATCCGCAACTTGAACGATGAGATCGCCCACCAGGACGAGCTGATCAACAAGCTGAACAAGGAGAAGAAGATGTCTGGTGAGGTCAACCAGAAGACCGCTGAGGAGCTCCAGGCTGCCGAAGATAAGGTCAACCACCTGAACAAGGTTAAGGCCAAGCTGGAGCAGACTCTGGATGAGCTGGAGGACTCTCTGGAGCGCGAGAAGAAGCTGCGCGGTGATGTTGAGAAGGCTAAGCGCAAGGTTGAGGGTGACCTGAAGCTGACTCAGGAAGCCGTCGCTGATCTGGAGCGCAACAAGAAGGAGCTTGAGCAGACCATCATGCGCAAGGACAAGGAAATCTCTGCCTTGTCTGCTAAGCTGGAGGACGAACAGTCCCTGGTTGGCAAGCTGCAGAAGCAGATCAAGGAACTGCAGGGCCGCATTGAGGAGCTCGAGGAGGAAGTCGAGGCTGAGCGCCAGGCTCGTGCCAAGGCTGAGAAGCAGCGCGCCGATCTGGCCCGCGAACTCGAGGAACTGGGTGAGCGTCTGGAGGAAGCCGGTGGTGCCACCTCGGCCCAGATTGAGCTGAACAAGAAGCGTGAGGCTGAGCTCGCCAAGCTGCGTCGCGACTTGGAGGAGTCCAACATCCAGCATGAGGGAACTCTGGCTAACCTGCGCAAGAAGCACAACGATGCCGTCGCCGAGATGGCTGAGCAGGTCGACCAGCTGAACAAGCTGAAGACCAA AGCTGAAAAAGAGAGAGGCCAATACTTCGCTGAACTGAACGACTCCCGTCTCAGTTTAGATCATCTGGCTAATGAGAAG GCTTCCCAGGAGAAGATCGCCAAGCAGCTGCAGCACACTCTGAACGAAGTTCAGGGCAAGCTGGACGAAACCAACCGCACTCTGAACGACTTCGACACGTCCAAGAAGAAGCTGTCCATTGAGAACTCTGACCTGCTCCGCCAGTTGGAGGATGCCGAGTCTCAGGTTTCGCAGCTCAGCAAGATCAAGATCTCGCTCACTCAGCAGCTCGAGGATACCAAGCGTCTGGCCGATGAGGAGTCTCGCGAACGCGCTACTCTGCTCGGCAAGTTCCGCAACCTGGAGCACGACCTCGACAGCCTGCGTGAACAGGTTGAGGAGGAGGCTGAGGGCAAGGGAGACATCCAGCGCCAGCTCAGCAAGGCCAACGCCGAAGCCCAGCTGTGGCGTACCAAGTACGAGTCGGAGGGTGTTGCCCGCGCTGAGGAGCTTGAGGAAGCTAAGAGGAAGCTGCAGGCCCGCCTTGCCGAGGCTGAGGAGACCATTGAGTCGCTCAACCAGAAGTGCATTGCTCTGGAGAAGACCAAGCAGCGCCTGTCCACAGAAGTCGAGGATCTGCAGCTCGAGGTCGACCGTGCCACCTCGATCGCCAACTCTGCCGAGAAGAAGCAGAAGGCCTTCGACAAGATCATCGGAGAGTGGAAGCTCAAGGTCGACGATCTGGCTGCCGAGCTGGACGCTTCCCAGAAGGAATGCCGCAACTACTCGACCGAGCTGTTCCGTCTCAAGGGTGCCTACGAAGAGGGCCAGGAGCAGCTTGAGGCTGTCCGCCGTGAGAACAAGAACTTGGCTGATGAGGTCAAGGATCTGCTGGACCAGATCGGTGAGGGTGGCCGCAACATCCATGAGATTGAGAAGTCTCGCAAGCGCCTGGAGGCTGAGAAGGACGAGCTGCAGGCCGCCCTTGAGGAAGCCGAGGCTGCTCTGGAACAGGAGGAGAACAAGGTTCTGCGCGCTCAGCTTGAGCTGTCTCAGGTGCGCCAGGAAATTGACCGCCGCATCCAGGAGAAGGAAGAGGAATTCGAGAACACCCGCAAGAACCACCAGCGTGCCCTGGACTCCATGCAGGCCTCTCTCGAAGCCGAAGCCAAGGGTAAGGCTGAGGCCCTGCGCATGAAGAAGAAGCTGGAGGCTGACATCAACGAGCTTGAGATTGCTCTGGATCATGCCAACAAG GCTAACGCTGAGGCCCAGAAGAACATCAAGCGCTACCAGCAGCAGATGAAGGATGTCCAGAGCGCCCTGGAGGAAGAACAGCGTGCCCGTGACGATGCCCGCGAACAGCTGGGTATCTCTGAGCGTCGCGCCAACGCCCTGCAGAACGAACTGGAGGAGTCGCGTACTCTGCTGGAGCAGGCCGACCGTGGCCGTCGCCAGGCTGAACAGGAGCTGGGTGATGCTCACGAGCAGCTGAACGACGTTTCTGCCCAGAACGCTTCGATCGCCGCCGCCAAGAGGAAGCTGGAGTCTGAGCTGCAGACCCTGCACTCCGACCTGGATGAGCTGCTGAACGAAGCCAAGAACTCCGAGGAGAAGGCCAAGAAGGCTATGGTTGATGCCGCCCGCCTGGCCGATGAGCTCCGCGCTGAGCAGGACCACGCCCAGTCCCAGGAGAAGATGCGCAAGGCCCTTGAGCAGCAGATCAAGGAACTGCAGGTCCGTTTGGATGACGCCGAGACCAACGCTCTGAAGGGAGGCAAGAAGGCCATTCAGAAGCTGGAGCAGCGCGTCCGCGAGCTGGAAGCCGAGCTGGACAGCGAGCAGAGAAGACACACCGATGCCCAGAAGAACCTCCGCAAGTCCGAGCGTCGCATCAAGGAGTTGACCTTCCAGTCTGAGGAAGACCGCAAGAACCACGAACGCATGCAGGACCTCGTCGACAAGCTGCAGCAGAAGATCAAGACTTACAAGAGGCAGATTGAGGAAGCCGAGGAGATCGCCGCTCTGAATCTGGCCAAGTTCCGCAAGGCCCAGCAGGAGCTGGAGGAGGCTGAGGAGCGTGCCGACATTGCCGAGCAAACTGCCACCAAATTCCGCACCAAGGGAGGACGTGCCGGTTCCGTGCAGCGCGGTGCCAGCCCAGCA CCCCAGAGACAGTCGGCCATGCCATCTCTCGCCGCTCTTGGACTTCCCACATTCGACGACCATGCTTTCTAA